The nucleotide sequence CTCGCAGCCCTCACGCGTGACCAGCTTGAGGCACTGGTACACCTCGTCGGTCTGGCGGTGCTCGATCCCGGCGTACAGGTCCTCCTCGTTCTCGCGCACGATCACCAGGTCCATCTCCGGGTGGTGGGTGGCGACGAAGGGCGCGTAGGCCCGCGCCGGGCGCACGTTCGCGTACAGCCCCAGGGCCTTGCGCAGGGTCACGTTCACGCTCTTGTACCCGCCGCCCTGCGGGGTGGTGATCGGGCCCTTGAGCAGCACTCCGGTGCGCCGCATCACCTCCCACGCCTCGGGCGCGACTCCCGAACTCACCCCGCGCAGGTAGACCTCCTTGCCCACCTCCACAGGGTGCGGCTCGATCCGGGCCCCCGCCGCCTCCAATACCCGCAGCGTGGCCTGCATGATCTCGGGCCCAATCCCGTCCCCGGGCGCTATGGCGATGGGCGTCAGGGCGGGCGCGGCGGCGGATTCGGCGGGGGAGAGCTTGGTCTGGGCAGAGGTCGTGTTCATGGGTTCTCCTTGGGTGGGCCGGAAACGCTGACCCACGACTGGGGAGATAATAGCGAAAACTTTTTCGTGTATTGCGTTTCGCCTTTTGCACCCGGTACAGTCGTGACGGGACGCCGAGGCCCCCGCCATGACCGACCCTGCCCCCGACAGCCAGTGGACCTTCCTGACCAACCACAGCCACGTGCTGCTGTGTCTGGTGCGGGACCCGGGCGCCACCCTGCGGCAGGTGGCCGAACGGGTGGGCATCACCGAGCGGGCGGTGCAGCGGATCGTGCGGGACCTGGAGCAGGCGGGGGTGATCACGCGCCGCCGTCAGGGCCGCCGCAACAGCTACACGGTGGACCCCGGCTTCCACCTGCGTCACCCGCTGGAGGCGCACCGAACGGTCGGGCACCTCCTCGCCCTGCTGGAGGAGGCGCCCGAGGCGGAAACCGCCCTCCAGCCCGCCTGACGGGGAACAACGTGCCGCTCGACCCGCCGCCGGAGCGCGGCTGTTTTAGGCTGGGCTCATGACGGCGCCGCTCGACCCCACTGTGGACCTCACCCTGGACGAACTGCTCGAACGTTACGCCACCCTGCGCGACACGCTGCTCGGACTGGAACTGGAGCGCGACGCTCTCGCCGCCCGGATCAAGTCGGCCCTTGCCGCCGGAGCCCGCGCCGAGACGGACCTCTACCGGGCCGAACTCAAGGTCTCGCGCCGGGTCGAGTACCCGGTCGAGCCCTTCCGCGACGTGTTCGGCGACGCCGCCGCCCTGGAGGTCGCCACCATCGACCGCAAGAAGGCCGAGGCGCTGGCGAAGGCGGGTGACCTCGACCCCGAACGGCTGCACGAACTCGCCGTGGTAAAAGAAACGCAGTCGCTGGTGTTGATCCCCAAGACGCGGTGAGTGCCGCCCTCAGAACACCTTGCCACCGAGTTTGGCCTCCTTTACAGGAGTGAGAACAGTTGCCTCCCCGCTCGCGGCCCCCGGAAACTGCACCCCGAGAATGAGGACCTCCGAGGTCGCGTCGCCGATCTGGCGCGGCTCGAAGTTCAGCACCCCCACCACCTGACGGCCCAGCAACTCCCCGGGCGCGTGCCCGGTGAAACGGCCTACGCTGACCCGGCGCCCGTACTTCCCGAAGTCCACGGTCAGCCGGTAGGACGCCTTCGGGGTGCTCGGCTCGACCTCGACCTCCATCACGCGCCCCAGCCGGATGTCCAGCCGCCCCAGGGTGTCCTCGTACGTTACGGTCGTCTTCAGTTCCGTCGCCATTCCACACCACGCTCCTTGTTCGGCAGCACACCCGGTGCCGAGTCCTTCGCTGGAACAGCACCCCATTCGGACGCATCCACCGTCCGAACGGTAGCCGGAGATGGACGGGCATGGGCATAAGGTGGAGCCCGCCCAGCCTGGGGAGGAGGTCCTCACCCGCTTCCCGGCTCCTCGTCCAGCAATACCTCCACCGTCACCACGTCCCGCCACTCGCCGCCTTGCCGAGCGTGGCGGCGGTGGACGCCCACCTCGCGGAAGCCGCAACGCGCGTGCAGGCGGCGGCTGGCCGCGTTGTCCACGAGGACGCGGCTGGTGAGCTTGTGCAGCCCCGCCTCCCGTGCCGCGTCCATCAACGCACGGAGGGCCACCTCGCCGTACCCCCGCCCCCTCGCCTCCCGCCCCACATAAACCCCGTGGTCGCCGATGGTCGCGTACGCCTCCCGTGTGCTGTAGGGGCCGCTCCAGGCGAAGGCGACGACCTCTCCCACCTCGTCCAGCGCCACGACGGCGGGGTGTGGTCCCCGCAGCCGCTCCGCCACCTCGGCCTCCGAACGCTCCCTCGTCTCGAAGGTGGCGATCCGGTCGGCGATGCCCTGGTTGTAGATGCGGGTGACGGTGCGGGCGTCGTCCGGCGTGGCCGCTCGGGAGGCAGGCATGGGGGAAATCATGTCACGGGGACAAAAAAAAAGCATTGCCGGTGAGCAGCGGCACCCAGAGATCATCCCTTATGGCTGCTGCCTTCCGGCCCTGACCAGGTTCAGGCGTCCCCGCTGCGCTGCGCCAGCAATGCGACGCGGAGTGTAGCACACGTTCCGGCGACGCGGCTGGGAAGGGGCACGGCAAAAGTGCGCCACGCCAAAAGGGCACCGCCGGAACCCTCAAGATTCCGGCGGCCCGTTGGTGCTGGAGATGGGACTTGAACCCACACGCCTCGCGGCGCTAGCACCTCAAGCTAGTGCGTCTACCAATTCCGCCACCCCAGCAACGGTGAAGCGAAAGGAATGATAGGTGCCGCCCCCCGCCTTGTCAACTGCCGAGCTTGCCTCCCGGCCCCGGCGTGCTAAGCTACCCGCTGCCGCCGTGAGCGGTCGGGCAGGTTTGCCAGTGCTCATCCGCTGGACGACCCCTTTGGCCCGGCTGATCCGCGCGGGACTTCACAACAAAAGAGGGACCACGTGATCGACAAGAAACAGACCATCCAGACGTTTGCCCAGAGCGAGAAAGACACCGGCAGCACCCCCGTGCAGATCGCGCTGCTCACCGAGCGCATCAACAACCTCTCCAAGCACCTGACCGAGAACAAGAAGGACAAGCACGGCCAGCGCGGCCTGCAACTCCTCAACGGCCAGCGCCGCCGCCTCCTGAAGTACCTCGAGCGCACCGACTACGACGGCTACATCGCCCTCACCGACCGCCTGAACATTCGCCGCGGCCAGCGCATCGTCCGCTGAAGGTTCCCGGCCCCGCCGCTCCCGGATCGTCCGGGGGCGGTTTTCCTTTGGAAGTCGTCCGTCGCCAGCCGCAGGTCACCAGCAAAGCTAACGGTCTCCCGGTCGAGGACGGGCCCGGTCCGGTGCCCTCCGCCAGTCGCCGTCGGGAAGGGGCACCACGCCGGGGCAGGCGAGGCGCGGGGCGTTCGCGTACACGTACACCCAGGCGGCCTGCGTCTCGCCGCCCTCCAACGTCACAGTCACCCGCTCCCGCGTGTAGAGGGGCGGCACCTCGCCCACGCCCTCCAGCGCGTCGAGGAAGGGGAGGGCGGCCCCCCAGTCCTCGGGGGCGTAGGTGAGGACGTGGCCGCGTACCCCGTCCTCCGCGCTGCCGGGCACGACCGCCGGGTACGCCTCGGGGAGGAGGTGCAGGAGGCGGAAGCCGGGGAGATGGGCGGGCCGGGCCACGAACGCGCCGCCCCGCGCGGCCACGTGGGCGTTGCGCTCGCCGGGCATCAGGGTCCCGTAGACGAAAACTCGGGTGAGGGGCTTGGCCTGCACGCGGGCCATGCTAGCGGGGATAGGGGGCTCAGAGGCGGTTGCCCCGCGGCTGGTGGAAGTACACCCGCCCGACGACGGTGGCCTCCTCGGGCTTGACGGGGGGGTGGTCGGGGTTGTCGCTCGTGAGCCAGACGTGGGGGCCGTACCGCCGCAGCCGCTTGACGGTCAGGCCCAGGCCGGGAACGTGCAGAACGTAGATCCGGCCCTCGCGCAGGTCGAGGTCGCCGGGGTCCACGTAGATGCGGTCACCGGGGCGGATGCCGCCCGCGCCGCCTTCCCCCGTGCTCATGGAGTCGCCCTGCACCTCCAGCACCAGCATTCCCGGTCGGTGCTCGCGCGCCGGAACGAGTTCGTGGTCGATCACGCTCCCCTGGTCCTCCGACAGCGGCAGCCCCGCCGTCGCCAGGGCCCGCACGGGCACCCGGATCAGGTCGAGGGTGCCCAGCAGTTCGGCCCCCGCCCCCGGGGCGCTCAGCAGCGGCAAGCCCGTGCGCGCCACCCACTCGCTCGCGCTGATCTCCAGGGCCCGCCGCAGGGCGTCTTGCCGGGAAGGAGTCAGCGCCTTCAGGGGCCGGGTTCCCCGCTCCAGGCGGCTGAGGTACGGCTGCGTCACGCTGCCCGCCTCACCCCCGTGCAGGGCCGTCAGGCGCGCCACCTCGTCCTGGCGCAGGCCCAGGCTCGCCCGGCGTTCGCGCAGCCA is from Deinococcus planocerae and encodes:
- the rpsO gene encoding 30S ribosomal protein S15 — translated: MIDKKQTIQTFAQSEKDTGSTPVQIALLTERINNLSKHLTENKKDKHGQRGLQLLNGQRRRLLKYLERTDYDGYIALTDRLNIRRGQRIVR
- a CDS encoding gamma-glutamylcyclotransferase family protein, translated to MARVQAKPLTRVFVYGTLMPGERNAHVAARGGAFVARPAHLPGFRLLHLLPEAYPAVVPGSAEDGVRGHVLTYAPEDWGAALPFLDALEGVGEVPPLYTRERVTVTLEGGETQAAWVYVYANAPRLACPGVVPLPDGDWRRAPDRARPRPGDR
- a CDS encoding tRNA-binding protein produces the protein MATELKTTVTYEDTLGRLDIRLGRVMEVEVEPSTPKASYRLTVDFGKYGRRVSVGRFTGHAPGELLGRQVVGVLNFEPRQIGDATSEVLILGVQFPGAASGEATVLTPVKEAKLGGKVF
- a CDS encoding XRE family transcriptional regulator, coding for MTVLSPDLPRWLRERRASLGLRQDEVARLTALHGGEAGSVTQPYLSRLERGTRPLKALTPSRQDALRRALEISASEWVARTGLPLLSAPGAGAELLGTLDLIRVPVRALATAGLPLSEDQGSVIDHELVPAREHRPGMLVLEVQGDSMSTGEGGAGGIRPGDRIYVDPGDLDLREGRIYVLHVPGLGLTVKRLRRYGPHVWLTSDNPDHPPVKPEEATVVGRVYFHQPRGNRL
- a CDS encoding helix-turn-helix transcriptional regulator; this translates as MTDPAPDSQWTFLTNHSHVLLCLVRDPGATLRQVAERVGITERAVQRIVRDLEQAGVITRRRQGRRNSYTVDPGFHLRHPLEAHRTVGHLLALLEEAPEAETALQPA
- a CDS encoding arsinothricin resistance N-acetyltransferase ArsN1 family A, yielding MPASRAATPDDARTVTRIYNQGIADRIATFETRERSEAEVAERLRGPHPAVVALDEVGEVVAFAWSGPYSTREAYATIGDHGVYVGREARGRGYGEVALRALMDAAREAGLHKLTSRVLVDNAASRRLHARCGFREVGVHRRHARQGGEWRDVVTVEVLLDEEPGSG